A region from the Thermoanaerobaculia bacterium genome encodes:
- the pilB gene encoding type IV-A pilus assembly ATPase PilB has protein sequence MSNRLGDALLKSGKVSPEQLKEGLALQKEKGGRIGSALVKIGAMTEKDLVEFLSKHFGVPAIDLQRVEIDESVIKVIPADVARKYTILPIAKVGAKVTLAMIDPTNVFAMDDIKFMTGYNVDPVVASESALRISIDKYYGSTHAIELKKVMEDLTDTSADSSLEVLDEDQDLDLEMLEKESEEAPVVRLVNIILTDAIKKGASDIHIEPYEKDYRVRYRIDGILYEMMHPPLRLREAITSRIKILAKLDIAEKRLPQDGRIKIKTKIQDRVKDLDFRVSVLPTIYGEKIVMRLLDKDNLMLDMTRLGFETESLRKFEQAILKPYGMVLVTGPTGSGKTNTLYSALQRINTAEVNIITAEDPVEFNLPGINQVQMKEQIGLNFAAALRSFLRQDPNIILVGEIRDFETAEVAIKAAMTGHLVLSTLHTNDAPSSINRLMNMGIEPFLVATSVHMIVAQRLVRRVCSSCKEATEAPLGALMNAGFSEKDAKTVRLFKGRGCDRCSNTGYKGRVGLYEVMEIGDEIRELILSGASSVELRNKAIETGMLSLRGSGLQKIREGVTTVEEVVRETVQ, from the coding sequence ATGAGTAATCGTCTGGGAGACGCTCTTCTCAAGTCCGGCAAGGTCAGCCCGGAGCAGCTGAAGGAGGGGCTTGCCCTGCAGAAGGAGAAGGGTGGCCGCATCGGCTCCGCGCTGGTGAAGATCGGCGCCATGACGGAGAAGGACCTCGTCGAGTTCCTTTCGAAGCATTTCGGGGTCCCGGCAATCGACCTGCAGCGCGTCGAGATCGACGAATCGGTCATCAAAGTGATTCCGGCCGACGTCGCGCGCAAGTACACCATCCTGCCGATCGCCAAGGTCGGCGCCAAAGTCACTCTGGCGATGATCGACCCGACCAACGTCTTCGCCATGGACGACATCAAGTTCATGACGGGGTACAACGTCGACCCCGTGGTCGCGTCGGAATCCGCGCTGCGCATCTCGATCGACAAGTACTACGGCTCGACGCATGCCATCGAGCTCAAGAAGGTGATGGAGGATCTCACCGACACCTCGGCGGATTCCTCGCTCGAAGTGCTCGACGAGGACCAGGATCTCGACCTCGAGATGCTGGAGAAGGAGTCCGAGGAAGCCCCGGTCGTCCGCCTCGTCAACATCATCCTCACCGACGCGATCAAGAAGGGTGCCTCGGACATTCACATCGAGCCGTACGAGAAGGACTACCGGGTCCGCTACCGGATCGACGGCATCCTCTACGAGATGATGCACCCGCCGTTGCGGCTGCGCGAGGCGATCACCAGCCGCATCAAGATCCTGGCCAAGCTCGACATCGCCGAGAAGCGCCTCCCCCAGGACGGCCGGATCAAGATCAAGACCAAGATCCAGGACCGCGTCAAGGATCTCGACTTCCGCGTCTCGGTGCTGCCGACGATCTATGGCGAGAAGATCGTCATGCGACTCCTCGACAAAGACAACCTGATGCTCGACATGACCAGGTTGGGCTTCGAGACCGAGTCGCTGCGCAAGTTCGAGCAGGCGATCCTCAAGCCCTACGGGATGGTGCTCGTCACCGGACCGACCGGCTCCGGCAAGACGAATACCCTCTACTCGGCTCTGCAGCGGATCAACACCGCCGAGGTGAACATCATCACCGCCGAGGATCCGGTCGAGTTCAACCTCCCGGGCATCAACCAGGTGCAGATGAAGGAGCAGATCGGGCTCAACTTCGCGGCCGCCCTGCGCTCGTTCCTGCGCCAGGATCCGAACATCATTCTGGTGGGCGAGATCCGCGACTTCGAGACCGCCGAAGTGGCCATCAAGGCCGCGATGACCGGCCACCTCGTGCTCTCGACCCTCCACACGAACGACGCGCCTTCGTCGATCAACCGCTTGATGAACATGGGCATCGAGCCGTTCCTCGTCGCCACTTCGGTGCACATGATCGTCGCGCAGCGGCTCGTTCGCCGCGTCTGCAGCTCGTGCAAGGAGGCGACGGAGGCTCCGCTCGGCGCCCTCATGAACGCCGGCTTCTCCGAGAAGGACGCCAAGACCGTCCGCCTCTTCAAGGGGCGGGGCTGCGATCGCTGCTCGAACACCGGTTACAAGGGCCGCGTCGGCCTCTACGAGGTCATGGAGATCGGCGACGAGATCCGCGAGCTGATCCTTTCGGGGGCGAGCTCGGTCGAGCTGCGCAACAAGGCGATCGAAACCGGCATGCTCTCGCTGCGCGGCTCGGGCCTTCAGAAGATCCGGGAAGGCGTGACGACCGTCGAGGAAGTCGTCCGCGAGACCGTTCAGTAG
- a CDS encoding lipid-binding SYLF domain-containing protein encodes MIRSSERRLHAAGSAAALLCVALLVLLVLPAAAMAADHQREAEAVVSAARRTLGRFQADPEMGWFRDHVGGSLAILIVPKRVRAGLIFGGSGGVGVLLARDSSTGEWGQPVFYNLGGASVGLQAGGERSEVVFLIQSQDGIDSFLSPKLQLGAEAAVAAGPVGAGAGENVSADILTFVRSKGLYAGATLDGTVIQPATERNAAYYGAEVTATDILVRKLVRNPQVDGLREDLARTARPVPSTPGS; translated from the coding sequence ATGATCCGGAGTTCCGAGCGCCGCCTTCATGCCGCTGGATCCGCTGCCGCCCTGCTCTGTGTCGCCCTGCTCGTCCTGCTGGTTCTCCCGGCAGCGGCGATGGCGGCCGATCACCAGCGCGAAGCCGAAGCTGTCGTTTCGGCGGCCCGACGCACGCTCGGACGATTCCAGGCCGACCCGGAGATGGGCTGGTTCCGCGACCACGTCGGAGGTTCGCTGGCGATTCTCATCGTCCCGAAGCGGGTTCGCGCGGGTCTCATTTTCGGCGGCTCCGGGGGGGTCGGAGTGCTCCTGGCGAGAGACTCGTCGACCGGCGAATGGGGGCAACCGGTCTTCTACAACCTCGGAGGGGCCTCGGTCGGGCTGCAGGCGGGAGGCGAGCGTTCGGAGGTCGTCTTCCTGATCCAGTCCCAGGACGGCATCGATTCGTTCCTGAGCCCAAAGCTCCAACTCGGCGCCGAAGCCGCCGTTGCCGCGGGCCCGGTCGGCGCCGGCGCCGGCGAGAACGTCTCCGCCGACATCCTCACTTTCGTGCGCTCGAAGGGCCTCTATGCCGGGGCGACGCTGGACGGCACCGTCATCCAACCGGCCACCGAGCGCAATGCGGCCTACTATGGAGCGGAGGTCACGGCGACCGACATCCTGGTCCGCAAGCTCGTGCGAAACCCGCAGGTGGACGGCCTGCGCGAGGATCTGGCGCGCACCGCCCGCCCCGTCCCCTCGACGCCCGGAAGCTGA
- a CDS encoding adenylyltransferase/cytidyltransferase family protein has product MGRVLTVAELAIETRRLQTEGRTLAFANGHFDLLHVGHLRYLQAARAEADLLIVAVNDDASVRSLKGPGRPVVPAVERAELLAALSPVDFVVVFEGDSPAPLLAAIRPDVHCKGTDYGSPDRVPEFAVVAAYGGRTALVGDPKDHATSDLIEKVRGLPGRAGSPALD; this is encoded by the coding sequence ATGGGTCGAGTTCTGACCGTCGCCGAGCTCGCCATCGAGACCCGGCGCCTGCAGACGGAAGGCCGCACCCTCGCCTTCGCGAACGGCCACTTCGACCTCCTGCACGTCGGCCATCTGCGCTACCTGCAGGCGGCCCGCGCCGAGGCCGATCTGCTCATCGTGGCCGTCAACGACGACGCCTCGGTGCGCAGCCTCAAGGGCCCGGGCCGCCCGGTCGTTCCGGCGGTCGAGCGCGCCGAATTGCTCGCGGCGCTCTCTCCGGTCGACTTCGTCGTCGTCTTCGAGGGCGACAGCCCGGCGCCACTTCTGGCCGCGATTCGCCCCGACGTTCACTGCAAGGGGACCGACTACGGCTCCCCGGATCGGGTGCCCGAGTTCGCGGTCGTCGCCGCATACGGCGGCCGCACGGCGCTGGTCGGAGATCCGAAGGACCACGCCACCAGCGACCTCATCGAAAAGGTGCGCGGCCTCCCCGGCCGCGCCGGGTCGCCGGCTCTCGATTGA
- a CDS encoding 1-acyl-sn-glycerol-3-phosphate acyltransferase produces the protein MRKYLVFLVLGVAWLISKAFWTREMKWVGGTPKGDPWRGIRVLCFLNHTSLFEWLFIAMAPPRFLWRVANHGVVPAAEKTTSRPIVGQFFKLVGAHVVSISRERDHTWREVLSRIDPDSMVVILPEGRMKRPGGLDSKGQPMSVRGGIADILEVIQEGPMLIAYSGGLHHVQAPGERLPRMFRKIRMNFELVDIAAYRAERMRDADGPIGFKRAVVDDLERRRDRNCPT, from the coding sequence GTGCGCAAGTATCTGGTCTTCCTCGTCCTCGGTGTGGCCTGGCTGATCTCCAAAGCCTTCTGGACACGAGAGATGAAGTGGGTCGGCGGTACCCCGAAGGGGGATCCCTGGCGCGGCATCCGGGTGCTCTGCTTCCTCAATCACACCAGCCTCTTCGAGTGGCTCTTCATCGCCATGGCGCCGCCGCGGTTCCTCTGGCGGGTCGCCAACCACGGCGTCGTGCCGGCGGCGGAGAAGACCACCAGCCGACCCATCGTGGGCCAGTTCTTCAAGCTCGTCGGCGCCCATGTCGTGTCGATCTCGCGCGAGCGCGATCACACCTGGCGCGAGGTGCTTTCGCGTATCGACCCGGACTCGATGGTCGTCATCCTGCCGGAGGGCAGGATGAAACGCCCCGGTGGTCTCGATTCGAAAGGTCAGCCGATGTCCGTGCGCGGAGGGATCGCCGATATTCTCGAGGTCATCCAGGAAGGCCCCATGCTGATCGCCTACAGCGGCGGCCTGCACCACGTTCAGGCTCCCGGCGAGCGCCTGCCGCGGATGTTCCGCAAGATCCGCATGAACTTCGAGCTGGTCGACATCGCAGCGTATCGCGCAGAGCGGATGCGCGACGCCGATGGTCCGATCGGCTTCAAACGCGCGGTGGTCGATGACCTCGAACGGCGGCGCGACCGCAACTGCCCGACCTGA
- a CDS encoding AI-2E family transporter produces the protein MITDQEIYRRRFLLLLAVAVSALFLFMIKGFLIALVLGAIFSGLAHPLYSWLLGKMPGKRSLASALTLVILLLAVGLPLAAFLGLVAANALDIGQVAVPWIKQNAAQPSVLEQRLMERLPILSYIEPYRESIVSSLGKVVERTGGFLFKSLSSLTGGTFHVMLNFFVLLYAMFFFLKGGRGLLDDLLAYLPLPDEDKRRLADRFVAVSRATIKGTLVVGFVQAALGGASFWVVGIQGVAFWSVLMFILSVLPGIGAALVWVPAVAYLLIIDRTGAAIGLAIWSAAVVGTVDNLLRPALVGKDTQIPDLLILIGTLGGLTLFGAAGLILGPIVVALFITIWEIYSGVFRDVLRSPRSPAPTEPGP, from the coding sequence ATGATCACGGACCAGGAGATCTACCGCCGCCGCTTCCTCCTCCTCCTGGCGGTCGCCGTGTCGGCGCTCTTTCTCTTCATGATCAAGGGCTTCCTGATCGCCCTGGTGCTGGGAGCGATCTTCAGCGGCCTGGCTCATCCGCTCTACTCCTGGCTGCTCGGCAAGATGCCGGGCAAGCGCTCGCTCGCGTCCGCCCTCACGCTGGTCATTCTCCTGCTCGCGGTCGGATTGCCCCTCGCGGCCTTCCTCGGCCTGGTGGCCGCCAACGCCCTCGACATCGGGCAGGTCGCCGTCCCGTGGATCAAGCAGAACGCCGCGCAACCGTCGGTGCTGGAGCAGCGCCTGATGGAGCGCCTGCCGATCCTCTCCTACATCGAACCCTACCGGGAGTCGATCGTCTCGTCGCTCGGCAAGGTCGTGGAGAGGACCGGCGGGTTCCTCTTCAAGAGCCTGTCCTCGCTGACCGGCGGCACTTTCCACGTCATGCTGAACTTCTTCGTCCTGCTCTACGCCATGTTCTTCTTCCTCAAGGGCGGCCGCGGATTGCTGGACGACCTCCTCGCCTACCTCCCGCTTCCCGACGAGGACAAGCGCCGACTCGCCGACCGGTTCGTGGCGGTGTCCCGGGCGACCATCAAGGGCACGCTGGTAGTCGGCTTCGTCCAGGCCGCACTCGGCGGAGCGTCGTTCTGGGTGGTCGGCATCCAGGGGGTCGCTTTCTGGTCGGTGCTGATGTTCATCCTGTCGGTCCTGCCGGGGATCGGCGCCGCGCTGGTCTGGGTGCCGGCGGTGGCCTATCTGCTGATCATCGACCGCACCGGCGCGGCGATCGGGCTGGCGATCTGGAGTGCGGCGGTCGTCGGCACGGTCGACAACCTCCTTCGCCCCGCCCTGGTGGGCAAAGACACGCAGATCCCGGATCTCCTCATCCTGATCGGAACGCTCGGCGGATTGACGCTCTTCGGCGCTGCCGGCCTGATCCTCGGCCCGATCGTGGTGGCGCTCTTCATCACGATCTGGGAGATCTACAGCGGCGTCTTCCGCGACGTTCTGCGCTCGCCGCGCTCGCCGGCGCCTACCGAACCCGGACCTTGA
- a CDS encoding M23 family metallopeptidase, translated as MLRFLKRALPVSAALVVAPLALTSWVESSAPGTAPPQDAASSPPVTPVAAAPAAGGVAATVEPDRVHTLRAGDTLGRALRALGLAGDEAERAANAASVYVNPKQLRPGMRIAAFVSSFSGGDGSSAPRAATTSGSSYASQTAQPTRFELAVAGRGHLSVERGGEEWLPSWRPYRRELRTRAVHGTLSGSLESSVAAAGAHSDLAYAMADVLQWDLDFNRDLQPGDRFDVLFEEVHLEGSYFGVERVLALSYAQANRKLEVFRFGSAGAFYDAEGRPSEKMFLRAPLPYSRVTSKFSTRRFHPVLKIHRPHYGVDYGAPVGTPVRVTAAGTVLHAGWEGGGGKTVKVRHPNGFVTCYLHLSGFAAGVRAGSRVRQGELIGYVGATGLASGPHLDYRVQRNGTWIDPQSLKSVPGPALDTLQLADFRVVRDVMRPMLAGTAEPPAAGADAFLLAAARAGAPGQSSGARDARDGDKPRTARATDSTTRK; from the coding sequence GTGCTGCGGTTTCTGAAACGCGCCCTTCCTGTATCGGCCGCGCTCGTCGTCGCGCCGCTCGCCCTGACCTCCTGGGTCGAATCCTCCGCACCTGGAACCGCTCCGCCGCAGGATGCGGCGTCCTCTCCGCCCGTGACCCCGGTGGCGGCTGCGCCCGCCGCGGGGGGAGTCGCGGCGACGGTCGAACCGGACCGGGTCCACACGCTGCGCGCCGGTGACACGTTGGGAAGGGCGCTACGCGCTCTCGGCCTCGCCGGCGACGAAGCCGAGCGCGCCGCGAACGCCGCCAGTGTCTACGTGAACCCAAAGCAGCTCAGACCCGGCATGCGCATCGCGGCCTTCGTTTCCAGCTTCAGTGGCGGCGATGGCTCTTCCGCCCCCCGGGCCGCCACGACCTCCGGTTCTTCCTATGCCTCCCAAACCGCCCAACCGACTCGTTTCGAGCTCGCGGTGGCCGGCCGGGGCCACCTCTCGGTCGAGCGCGGAGGCGAAGAGTGGTTGCCGTCCTGGCGCCCCTATCGCCGCGAGCTCCGCACCCGGGCCGTGCATGGGACGCTCTCGGGCTCGCTCGAGAGCTCGGTCGCCGCCGCCGGCGCCCACTCCGACCTCGCGTACGCAATGGCGGACGTACTGCAATGGGATCTCGATTTCAACCGCGATCTCCAGCCCGGCGACCGCTTCGATGTTCTGTTCGAAGAGGTTCATCTCGAAGGTAGCTACTTCGGAGTCGAGCGCGTGCTCGCGCTCTCCTATGCCCAGGCGAACCGCAAGCTGGAGGTCTTCCGGTTCGGCAGCGCCGGAGCGTTCTACGACGCCGAAGGCCGGCCCAGCGAAAAGATGTTCCTGCGTGCACCGCTGCCCTATTCGCGCGTCACGTCGAAGTTCTCGACCCGGCGCTTCCACCCGGTGTTGAAGATCCACCGGCCGCACTACGGCGTCGACTACGGCGCCCCGGTGGGCACGCCGGTTCGCGTCACGGCCGCCGGCACGGTACTGCACGCTGGCTGGGAGGGCGGCGGCGGCAAAACGGTCAAGGTGCGGCATCCGAACGGCTTCGTCACCTGCTACCTTCACCTCTCCGGCTTCGCCGCCGGAGTCCGGGCCGGATCCCGGGTGCGGCAGGGCGAGCTGATCGGCTACGTCGGAGCGACCGGTCTGGCGAGCGGCCCGCACCTCGACTATCGCGTGCAGAGAAACGGCACCTGGATCGATCCGCAGTCGCTGAAGAGCGTCCCTGGTCCGGCGCTCGATACCCTGCAGTTGGCCGATTTCCGCGTCGTCCGCGATGTGATGCGCCCGATGCTCGCCGGCACCGCCGAGCCTCCAGCCGCCGGCGCCGACGCGTTCCTGCTCGCCGCGGCGCGCGCCGGCGCGCCCGGGCAGAGCTCCGGCGCGCGCGACGCACGGGACGGCGACAAGCCTCGAACAGCCCGCGCAACGGACTCGACGACCCGGAAGTAG
- a CDS encoding cob(I)yrinic acid a,c-diamide adenosyltransferase, whose amino-acid sequence MPRLTRIYTRTGDDGSTALGSGTRISKDNLRVDCYGTVDELNSQLGVALSGRLPESLAAPVSRIQNDLFHLGADLCVTEADKAVRPLPRIEERHVDWLEAQIDAWNEQLAPLENFILPGGCAAAAHLHVARTVCRRAERLLVTLAREEPVGRWTLPYLNRLSDVLFVLARAANLLSGDPDRLWNSRA is encoded by the coding sequence ATGCCGAGACTGACTCGAATCTACACCCGCACCGGCGACGACGGCAGCACGGCGCTCGGTTCCGGGACGCGGATCTCCAAGGACAACCTGCGGGTCGACTGCTATGGCACCGTCGACGAGCTCAACTCGCAGCTCGGGGTGGCGCTCTCGGGGCGCCTGCCAGAGAGCCTCGCGGCGCCGGTTTCACGGATCCAGAACGACCTGTTTCACCTCGGGGCCGACCTCTGCGTCACCGAGGCCGACAAGGCGGTGCGCCCGCTGCCGCGAATCGAGGAGCGCCACGTCGACTGGCTCGAAGCGCAGATCGACGCCTGGAACGAGCAGCTCGCGCCGCTCGAGAACTTCATTCTTCCCGGGGGGTGCGCCGCCGCAGCTCATCTGCACGTAGCGCGCACCGTCTGTCGGCGGGCAGAGAGATTGCTGGTCACCCTGGCGCGGGAGGAGCCGGTCGGCCGGTGGACGTTGCCCTACCTCAACCGGCTCTCCGACGTGCTCTTCGTGCTCGCGCGCGCCGCGAACCTCCTCAGTGGAGACCCGGACCGGCTGTGGAACTCCCGCGCCTGA
- a CDS encoding sigma-70 family RNA polymerase sigma factor: MPTTSATQLADDRAAFEAAAMPFLDSLYNTAYRLSRNAEDAEDLVQETFLKGYRSYAQFTPGTNLKAWLFKILKNTFINEYRRKQAAPRKSDFAEIEDAFESQLAPEAAGQMKNPEEEALANVFDEDVQRALDLLPQDYRMAVLLADIEGFSYREIAEILEIPVGTVMSRLYRGRKLLEEAMLRYAREHGYLRAGSEPARRRGTDAAPDAAASGH, encoded by the coding sequence ATGCCAACGACGAGCGCAACCCAGCTGGCCGACGATCGTGCTGCTTTCGAAGCGGCGGCGATGCCGTTCCTCGACTCGCTCTACAACACCGCCTACCGCCTGTCGCGCAACGCCGAGGATGCCGAGGACCTGGTGCAGGAGACCTTCCTCAAGGGCTATCGCAGCTACGCGCAGTTCACGCCCGGAACGAACCTCAAGGCCTGGCTCTTCAAGATCCTCAAGAACACCTTCATCAACGAGTACCGGCGCAAGCAGGCGGCGCCCAGGAAGAGCGATTTCGCCGAGATCGAGGATGCGTTCGAGAGCCAACTCGCGCCGGAAGCTGCTGGACAGATGAAGAATCCGGAAGAAGAGGCGCTCGCAAACGTCTTCGACGAGGACGTCCAGCGGGCGCTGGACCTCCTGCCCCAGGACTACCGCATGGCGGTGCTCCTGGCGGACATCGAAGGCTTCTCCTATCGCGAGATCGCCGAGATCCTCGAGATTCCGGTCGGCACGGTCATGAGCCGGCTTTACCGTGGCAGGAAGCTGCTCGAAGAGGCGATGCTGCGCTACGCCCGCGAGCACGGCTATCTGCGCGCCGGTTCGGAACCGGCGCGCCGGCGCGGCACCGATGCGGCGCCGGACGCTGCGGCGTCCGGACACTGA
- a CDS encoding ATP-grasp domain-containing protein, with the protein MHIVLLGPDLFAAFHDFVRAAKEQGVRVSGIGSTPQSRLRAGLKRHLDAWEQVRNPFDPREVAQAVRRLGNRFSVDRLETVEERLIESAAAAREELGVPGLSLRSARLCRDKPAMKQALREAKIPCAESAAVTSLAALREFAERHGLPLILKPIAGLGSQKTFRVDSVAELERAARSLGVHQGEAAAVEEFVAGHEGFYDTISIAGEPRLEFISHYYPSVLEALSNRAIAPQIAATNRVDVASYEELRELGRKVIRTLGIGTSATHMEWFFGPKGLKISEIGARPPGERIWDLYCVGNDLDLYAAWAKAVVWGRVDAVPSRRMATGSVQVRPERDGRISGYENLDEVLKRIRPWVFAKEVPAAGRETVAIEKGYLANAWFRLRHPDYDELCELMNWIGRTLKVRVR; encoded by the coding sequence ATGCACATCGTCCTGCTGGGCCCCGACCTCTTCGCGGCGTTCCACGACTTCGTCCGCGCGGCGAAGGAGCAGGGCGTCCGGGTCTCGGGCATCGGATCGACTCCGCAGTCGCGGCTGCGCGCCGGTCTCAAGCGACATCTCGACGCCTGGGAACAGGTGCGCAATCCGTTCGATCCGCGCGAGGTCGCGCAAGCGGTGCGCCGGCTCGGCAATCGCTTTTCGGTGGACCGCCTGGAGACGGTCGAGGAGCGGCTGATCGAGAGCGCCGCCGCCGCCCGTGAGGAGCTCGGTGTGCCCGGCCTCTCGCTGCGGTCGGCGCGTCTGTGCCGTGACAAACCGGCGATGAAGCAGGCGCTGCGCGAGGCGAAGATCCCTTGCGCGGAGTCCGCTGCGGTCACTTCCCTCGCGGCCTTGCGCGAGTTTGCCGAACGCCACGGCCTGCCGCTGATCCTCAAGCCGATCGCGGGGCTGGGATCGCAGAAGACCTTCCGCGTCGACAGCGTGGCGGAGCTCGAGCGCGCCGCGCGCTCTCTCGGCGTGCATCAGGGCGAGGCGGCGGCGGTGGAGGAGTTCGTCGCCGGGCACGAGGGTTTCTACGACACGATTTCGATCGCTGGCGAGCCGCGCCTCGAGTTCATCTCCCACTACTATCCGAGCGTTCTCGAGGCGCTGTCGAATCGCGCCATCGCGCCGCAGATCGCGGCCACGAACCGTGTCGACGTGGCGAGCTACGAGGAGCTGCGCGAGCTCGGGCGAAAGGTCATCCGGACGCTGGGTATCGGCACCTCGGCCACCCACATGGAGTGGTTCTTCGGTCCCAAGGGGCTCAAGATCTCCGAGATCGGGGCGCGCCCGCCGGGAGAACGGATCTGGGACCTCTATTGTGTCGGCAACGACCTGGACCTCTATGCCGCGTGGGCGAAGGCCGTCGTCTGGGGTCGCGTCGACGCCGTGCCGAGCCGCCGCATGGCGACCGGCTCGGTGCAGGTGCGGCCGGAGCGGGACGGGCGGATCTCGGGCTACGAGAACCTCGATGAGGTGCTGAAACGTATCCGGCCCTGGGTCTTTGCCAAGGAGGTTCCGGCGGCGGGACGGGAGACCGTGGCGATCGAGAAGGGCTACCTGGCGAACGCCTGGTTCCGATTGCGCCACCCCGACTACGACGAGCTCTGCGAGCTCATGAACTGGATCGGGCGGACGCTCAAGGTCCGGGTTCGGTAG
- a CDS encoding TlpA family protein disulfide reductase: MRSGRIPRGLSAPKRWSGAAGLALFGLLLLVYSALAATPAGAQGASLPGLGGGQLSSADLAQGTHIIVVWASWSPRCRDISPRVNDLVQKLSGQGRVVTVNFQEEAAAIGEFVREHPLHAPIYLDRDGEFSKGHAVTALPGLVVVRKGEVLFQGRLAAEAEEQILGLLR; encoded by the coding sequence ATGCGATCCGGTCGAATCCCACGGGGCCTGTCCGCCCCGAAACGATGGTCTGGCGCGGCCGGGCTCGCTCTTTTCGGTCTGCTGCTGCTGGTCTACTCGGCCCTCGCCGCCACTCCGGCCGGGGCGCAGGGGGCGAGCCTGCCGGGACTGGGAGGCGGACAGTTGTCGTCCGCCGACCTCGCGCAGGGCACGCACATCATCGTAGTCTGGGCCTCCTGGTCGCCGCGCTGCCGCGACATCTCGCCGCGAGTGAACGACCTGGTGCAGAAGCTCTCCGGCCAGGGGCGGGTCGTCACCGTGAACTTCCAGGAGGAGGCGGCGGCGATCGGCGAATTCGTGCGTGAACATCCGCTCCACGCCCCGATCTACCTCGACCGCGACGGTGAGTTCTCCAAAGGTCACGCGGTCACGGCGTTGCCCGGACTCGTCGTCGTTCGCAAGGGCGAGGTCCTCTTCCAGGGCCGCCTCGCCGCAGAGGCCGAAGAGCAGATCCTGGGGCTTCTGCGCTAA